A genomic stretch from Telmatocola sphagniphila includes:
- a CDS encoding RluA family pseudouridine synthase yields MPTFAFEREDRQLTLAAFLRRKLSLSWSQAKTLIETDKVFINGQKCRQVDQRPKIGAQIEVREPAQHTSSRPRPVAPRPERTAPVYEGPTPKIVYLDGDLVVVDKPAGLTTMRDREEAEEFGAGKRKFLPATLADLLPGLLGEPNHKVTAVHRIDRDTSGLVVFARNRPTAQKLEDDFRAHRLERRYLALTRGVPPEGRLESYLVRDRGDGRRGSGSESAEGAQKAVSYFHVQQTFGDYALVECRLETGRTHQVRIHLGEAGAPLCGEKIYDRPLHGKPVPDESGATRQLLHAAVLGLTHPTTGQTLKWESELPTDMQRVLDRLIANS; encoded by the coding sequence ATGCCAACCTTTGCTTTTGAACGGGAAGACCGCCAGTTGACGCTGGCAGCCTTCTTGCGCCGAAAACTCTCCCTGTCCTGGTCGCAGGCGAAGACCCTTATTGAAACCGACAAGGTTTTCATTAATGGTCAAAAGTGCCGTCAAGTCGATCAGCGGCCCAAGATCGGCGCCCAAATCGAGGTGCGCGAACCCGCGCAGCACACTTCATCTCGACCCAGGCCCGTTGCTCCGCGCCCGGAACGAACGGCTCCCGTCTATGAAGGCCCCACCCCAAAGATCGTCTATCTGGACGGCGACCTGGTAGTCGTGGACAAGCCCGCCGGTCTGACCACCATGAGAGATCGAGAGGAAGCGGAAGAGTTTGGCGCAGGAAAGCGAAAGTTTCTGCCGGCGACTCTGGCGGATCTGCTACCGGGATTGCTCGGCGAACCCAACCACAAAGTAACGGCCGTGCATCGCATCGATCGCGATACCAGTGGTCTGGTGGTGTTTGCCCGGAATCGGCCCACTGCTCAGAAATTGGAAGACGACTTTCGGGCCCATCGTCTGGAACGCCGCTATCTCGCTTTGACGCGCGGAGTTCCTCCCGAAGGGCGGCTAGAAAGTTATCTGGTTCGCGATCGGGGTGATGGCCGCCGAGGAAGCGGTTCGGAATCGGCCGAGGGAGCTCAAAAAGCCGTCAGCTACTTCCATGTGCAGCAGACTTTCGGGGATTATGCGCTGGTCGAGTGTCGACTCGAAACGGGCCGCACCCATCAGGTCCGCATTCACCTGGGGGAAGCGGGCGCACCGCTTTGCGGGGAAAAAATTTACGATCGTCCACTTCATGGTAAGCCGGTTCCGGACGAGAGCGGAGCCACTCGTCAGCTGCTGCATGCGGCGGTTCTCGGTTTAACGCATCCCACAACGGGCCAAACTCTGAAGTGGGAGAGCGAACTGCCGACGGATATGCAAAGGGTGCTGGATCGGTTGATCGCGAATAGTTGA
- a CDS encoding LolA-like protein produces the protein MIRRAICLFVVGAVSLGLTARSSAQDKLDKEAVLKKAIEASGGAEAVKKYPAAREKTKGTIEINELEVAFTSESVYLNPDKMKTIVNVEFMGQKVKMVQVVNGDKMRMVANGMEMPVDEANKGELKESLILHQIGQLTPLLEDKAFEVTLLPEKAKVADSEAYVVLIKAKGLKDTKIYIDTKTYLVTKMEKRGLNTEQKEGNQEYFLSDYKKVDGVMMPMKSKVLHDGAKFMESTTTELKLLDKVEKSEFDISD, from the coding sequence ATGATTCGCCGAGCGATCTGTTTATTCGTCGTCGGTGCGGTAAGCCTCGGACTGACGGCCCGAAGTTCCGCTCAAGACAAGCTGGATAAAGAAGCGGTTCTGAAGAAGGCAATCGAAGCCAGCGGGGGCGCGGAAGCCGTAAAGAAATATCCTGCCGCTCGCGAGAAGACCAAAGGTACCATCGAAATAAACGAGTTGGAAGTGGCCTTCACCTCCGAGTCGGTTTATCTGAATCCCGACAAGATGAAGACGATCGTTAACGTCGAATTCATGGGCCAGAAGGTCAAGATGGTGCAAGTGGTCAACGGCGATAAAATGCGCATGGTCGCCAACGGCATGGAAATGCCAGTGGATGAAGCGAATAAGGGCGAATTGAAAGAAAGCCTGATTCTGCATCAGATCGGACAGCTGACCCCGCTCCTCGAAGACAAAGCTTTCGAAGTCACCCTGCTGCCGGAAAAAGCAAAGGTGGCGGACAGCGAAGCTTACGTGGTACTCATTAAAGCCAAAGGTCTGAAGGATACCAAGATCTATATTGACACCAAGACCTACCTGGTAACCAAGATGGAAAAACGCGGTTTGAATACCGAACAAAAAGAAGGCAATCAGGAATATTTCCTGAGCGATTACAAAAAGGTCGACGGAGTGATGATGCCCATGAAGTCGAAAGTGCTTCACGACGGCGCCAAGTTCATGGAATCTACCACCACCGAACTCAAGCTACTCGACAAAGTGGAAAAATCCGAATTCGATATTTCCGACTGA
- a CDS encoding secondary thiamine-phosphate synthase enzyme YjbQ: MHTITLSTQTRFQFLEITSEIQRIVQEVRLVSGLVCVYTLHTTAAITINENADPDVVHDMKLWIQKTIPQLQTGFRHGEGNSDSHIMASLVGTSETIIVEKGQLVLGTWQGIYFCEFDGPRTRKVHIKCMAG, encoded by the coding sequence ATGCATACCATTACTCTCTCGACGCAGACGCGGTTTCAATTTCTGGAAATCACTTCCGAAATTCAGCGAATCGTGCAGGAGGTCCGGCTGGTTTCGGGGCTGGTCTGCGTTTACACCCTGCACACTACGGCCGCGATAACCATCAACGAGAACGCCGACCCCGACGTCGTTCACGATATGAAACTGTGGATTCAGAAAACCATTCCACAGCTCCAAACCGGCTTCCGGCACGGCGAGGGAAACAGCGATTCCCACATTATGGCCAGCCTCGTCGGCACCAGTGAGACGATTATCGTCGAAAAGGGCCAACTGGTTTTGGGAACCTGGCAGGGAATTTATTTTTGCGAGTTCGATGGCCCGCGAACCCGAAAAGTCCACATCAAATGCATGGCAGGTTGA
- a CDS encoding Nif3-like dinuclear metal center hexameric protein has product MPSVDQISRELDSFAPPALAAEWDNTGLLLGDAALEVHRVMTCLTLTRDVAEEAIASNVQLIVTHHPILFKAIKNLSSQNRDGHLLLRLARAGIAVYSPHTRFDNAVDGINARIARQLGLEQIQPLRIRTGNDQYKLVVFVPETDLERVSRAMFDAGAGQIGEYSECSFRLPGVGTFRGSPASNPTIGAKENFELVAEIRLEVICQARLLESIVSAMCKAHSYEEPAYDLYPLKTVSPRSGEGRLGCLPEKQPFESLFELAKKIFHVQQLQIVGGQETPIRKVAIACGAAGEFLSDALRKRADLFITGEMRFHELLAARTAGIVVLMPGHYASERPAIEQLAEWLSGKFPGIQAFPSRCESDPLRYA; this is encoded by the coding sequence ATGCCGAGCGTCGACCAAATTTCCCGAGAACTGGACTCTTTCGCGCCCCCGGCGCTGGCGGCCGAGTGGGACAATACCGGCCTTCTTCTGGGCGATGCGGCGCTGGAAGTCCACCGGGTCATGACTTGCCTGACCCTCACCCGGGACGTCGCCGAGGAAGCAATCGCTTCCAATGTGCAGCTGATAGTCACCCACCATCCCATCCTCTTTAAAGCGATCAAAAATCTTTCCAGCCAGAACCGCGATGGCCATCTGCTGCTGCGTTTGGCTCGGGCCGGGATCGCGGTCTATTCGCCGCATACCCGCTTCGACAACGCCGTCGATGGCATCAATGCCCGTATCGCCCGGCAGCTGGGTCTGGAACAGATTCAACCGCTGCGAATCCGTACAGGAAACGATCAGTACAAACTCGTCGTCTTCGTCCCCGAAACCGATCTGGAACGCGTCTCCAGGGCAATGTTCGATGCGGGCGCGGGTCAGATCGGCGAGTACAGCGAATGTAGCTTTCGGCTGCCGGGCGTAGGCACCTTCCGAGGCTCGCCTGCGAGTAATCCCACGATAGGCGCAAAAGAAAATTTCGAACTGGTAGCGGAAATCCGCCTGGAAGTGATTTGCCAGGCCCGGTTGCTGGAAAGCATCGTAAGTGCCATGTGCAAAGCGCACTCCTACGAAGAACCGGCCTACGACCTCTATCCCCTGAAAACCGTTTCGCCGCGATCCGGGGAAGGACGACTCGGCTGCCTGCCGGAAAAGCAGCCTTTCGAAAGCCTGTTCGAGTTGGCCAAGAAAATATTCCACGTTCAGCAACTCCAGATAGTGGGCGGCCAAGAAACTCCGATTCGAAAAGTGGCGATCGCCTGCGGGGCTGCTGGAGAGTTTCTCTCTGATGCCCTCCGAAAAAGAGCCGATCTATTTATCACTGGTGAAATGCGCTTCCATGAGTTACTGGCGGCCCGTACAGCCGGCATCGTGGTGCTGATGCCGGGTCACTATGCCAGCGAACGGCCCGCCATCGAACAACTGGCCGAGTGGTTGAGCGGAAAATTCCCGGGAATTCAGGCCTTTCCCAGCCGGTGCGAATCCGATCCGCTCCGTTACGCCTGA